ttgccctgtcaatttaaatttaattcaacaatttattttgttgttttgaaatatttgccCTGTCAATTTAATGGttaattcaacaatttattttgttgttttgaaataataggccattagcaatatttttatataaataaaatgcatttttaatttaaacaacaatttttttaaatcaaactaGTTTTGTTAAATCaacaagatatttttttattaaattatcaattgtgCAATcattgatttgaaaaaaaaacataaattatatttgtatataggttacaaaataatttatacataacacTTTCAAAGGGGGCCGGAGGCGGTTTTGATCATCCCCAAAACATCCTTTTGTATGTACTTTGCCATCACCTTCGttaatatcatataggtaggtaacataatatgaggtagatattaataaaaaatacaatattttttaagagtaaaaataattttattttacaaattaacaatattatttaattcattattgcaatgaaaaaaaaaaagatggaaAAGGTCTGataacttatatacctatctattcattattcatattatatcgtcTTCATTCGAGaccataggtattatatatgtaatatgtatatatatttatatataggtacctatatacctatatacgacttacgtataatttttaactgtatatatgaATTCGCTTTTAGATGTTTGCgattgttattttcatttttatacgttttataatttgtatcctatttaaatttaattatatttttattcgtgtcACAAATATCcgtcatataaaaatagataaataattaataaataaacaaaaaagaagGAGGGGACGTCCATCAACCACTGGCCCTCGAATCACGGCTATTGATACTATGtacagtatatacataatacctatatatgtacgCCTTATTGCCATAATAACGCCACTGAAAATTATCATTTCCTACTTTCCCGGTCGCGGTGTGCGTGATACCGTATAAATCCGGTAGAGCGCGCATCTTGTACACGCGAGTACGTATGTGACGGTTTCGGGTTTATGCGCCGACAATATTGGCCGACAGACCAACGACAACGGACCTGTTCGCGTCGACGCACTGAGTGGGCGGTCTCGGATCACGCCCAACGTGCCGCCCCGTTTTCGACCAGGTCGATCGTcccgtatttttatttatccacTTCCGCCCGGGACTTCGACCGACGACTACCACCAGGtaaggttatttttattttcaattcagtatagatattaaaaaataaaataaatattaaatagctaGGTACTTGAGGTTATATTGATAGATACCTatctatcaatttttttaaatttaaatagttaaataattagataaatagtttaaaatacaagttacctataaattattcaacatcgttattgattatagtttaatattttattaccagtATGCGAAAAATAATAGTGCTAAATTGGATTAacgattaatataatgttaggtaggtaggtatacctatatactgcaAAAATGGGGTTGTTAGTTACCAACATcgtacatactatatatataatatatcgttatacAACTTATTccaacaaaattgttttaacattgtttattaatataaatttattacttgtGACTAAACAATAAGATTGTCGTTATATAGTTACAATGGATCATTGTTGAGTAACATTTAAATGGCTGATGCAGatactttacatttttttcaggttaaatagaaaaaaatggttaaaagtacatgtataattttaaaaaataccataacaaagtaaaaatgcaaaacaaataatttttataaatagtaccaAGGTATAGGTAAtctagaaattttattttttaaatttttaatataccaaacttaaaactttaataacccacattttttagtattaatttttttgaggcTATAGGCTTTagcgtaaaaataatagttatgttgTTTTTGTGCATTTTGCattgttttaatgtatttttcagtttgatcctcttttaaaatatatataaaaaaaaaaagtgttttcgAATTGTATCGTCACATTTCACCTTACCAATTCGCGGATGTCAATTTTtaggtaagtaggtatatatatgatGGGATTCATACTGCAGTTCCCATCGTCATACCTATTTATCACCCCCTCGGTCTTTGTATCCGCCCATGTACCTACCCTTAAACGAGTCAATTCTATACATAGATACACGttgctatgtatatatagatgAGATTAGGTATAGTCTGGTTGACTTGTAGTAgtcgtaggtaggtatatacttatatgttatatataggtacctatatatatattacaactgTTAACGAGAATACATGCTGTATAGAAACTCTGGTCGaccatatttatgtatttttttcggaACAAAGAGAGTTCGGTGgcggtaatataatatatagtatctatCCGTACAATAATCGACATTCTTTTATACCATAGACACCGACATTGGGTGGTCCGAGAATTACGCACGCATGCATTCACACACGACACACCCTCACCCTCGTAAATCGTCGTGTCACATAATGCACGTTCTCGAATACGAGTTTTCGACTCTATACCGGACCCGCGTTTGCAGTTCGTGCATACAGCGTGAGCGACCTCgatctatatattaaaaatatattatcgagtatttttttatactcattCTATATGCGAATTATAATCGCGTTTAATccggtatataggtacctacctacttttatataaaaaaaaaaaataatcgtttaaTCGTCGCTTAATATTTAACCATGTCaatgacaataaataaaataactataacaataataaataaatcgtacACTGATGCGGACGttctgtacattatattataatacatttatcgagacgtgtaacaaaaaaaaacaatatcgcAGTGAATAGCTTCTGTTCTGTTGTATGTCTCTTTCTCTCTCGCTCTCGCACGATCGCATGGTTGGACACGACGTTGCCGGATCGCTCCCCGTTTCCGCCGATCGATGTGACGTTGTCGGCTCTCGGCATCACTGTTGGTGACACTGTTACCAGCTCCGTCCGTAAGTGCACGTCAGTTTTTATTCGTTCGTGGTTCGCACTGTATCGCCTCGTGTTCGTCACGAtcacagataatattattatctttgatCGTGGTTATCACTCGCCAGTCGCGTTCGGTTTCACTGGTTTCAGTATTCACGTGCTGTACCTGGGCTCCTGGCCCTTGTCTGGTCCGTATTTGTTTTGAcgttagttttgttttaatttgtgttgAATTATTGTGAATCACAATGGTCAAGTCTGGAAAAAGAAAGTTTGTAAAAAAGGAAAAAGCCAAAGTCCATTTGAAAGTATCACACAAGACACTACTACCCAAAGGACAAAATGTGACCGATACGAATTTCAAAGTACGCAAAATCGTGTTACACGGCCAACTAAAAGAACGCGGTGAGCATGAGATACTGTCCAAAGGAAACTTAAACATTAAGGTATGTActgaaatatgtttaatgtaatgaataatgatacataatatgttgtacaTTTTCATAGGAATTGCTGTCGAGATTAAATCATCATAACATGTGGCAAAGGCAGTCTGGACTTGAAGGTCTTATAGACTTAGTAGCTTCTTATCCTCCGCAAACCATGGCTGTTCACTTGTCTTCGTTCTTAGAAGCAGCTTCACGATTAACACTCGATTGTGAAGCGGACATTCGTAAATTAGCTGTCAAGTTATTATCGTCAATATTAACAGCTGTAGATGAAGAACAGATTGCTCCTTCTTTTGAAATTGTCATCAGATATTTGGCTTGTGCCATGAGTCATATAAACTCGGCTGTAAGAGAAACGTCTCTTAACGTATTGGATGTTCTTATTACTAAAAATCCTAAACTTACAGCAATTCATTGTCaggtattatatatctttacttttttaattatataaattaaactaacttGAACAAATGGTTCTTTTGTGTAATTTAGACTGTAGTGTTGCCAgggtttttagatttaatatctTCAAAACTAAGTGATACAACTTCTCGGAAACTTACTGTACAAATCAATGAACATACGACTACGAGCGTTTGGagattaaaagtattaaatagtcTACGTTCGTTGCTTAGTGCGATTGTCAAAAACACTTCACTTGGATCAGAAAGTAATTATGCAtatctgtttattattattacttctgTTTAAGGGGATTTTATACCTGCCCACGTTGTCTCAATCTTACAAACTTCCAATCaagcaaattttaataaagcaaaatccattttttgctgttagttttaatagaatattatgtagagcaacttataatattttattgatattttcattttaatataaattatacctatgttaaatatttcaactttaaCGTGCCTATACCTAAcgctttaaaattagaatattaataaaattctaagagatcctaaataatatttttatctttaaatagaGACAGTATTTGTAGTTTAACATCTTCATATGGCAATTCCTCACTGTTTTTCTATAGTACATAAACTTGTATGGTTTGCCACGTAatttttggtatattatatgatgtgttaaataagtatatttcataatataattttacattaactaaaaagtatttaatagtttCTATTCATTGgactgtatatttatttctataatatgtataaaaatctattaaaggATTAGGTAAAAAAGATATATTGATTCtccatatcaaaatatttggcTATACAACTTATgtaagatttaaaaacataattattgttaatatacttttatagattCTTCAGATTTAAATAGGACAGTCAATTGGAAAGATTCTTGTCGTTTGTATGTTCCATTGTACAATTCAATAAGTTTGAAAGCGGGTCCTTtggatttcaatattttacaaaaagctGAAAAGAATTCTTCAACAACAGAAATACaagttagaaaaataaaaataagttgattgaaataaatgaatagctaattattaatttttaaattttttttatttgatatgtttAATTAGCAGCAGATTTTTTTCtctatcattaatttatttacttttacaatatataaaaaaaatcatattaatataataatttttttaattttagaattatacaGCATCATTGATGCCTCTTTTAATCGATACTTTCATTGAAGTGGCTCCCAGTAAacgagaaaataaaaacaattcagaAATTTCATTACAAACagcatcaatattaaaatgtatattggatATTATCCTTTTGCTAtggaaaatttttcaaaattctgaTAATCCATCTGAAATGGTATgtaacctataatatattattctataaaaatgtgataccaattattttaatttgtgttaagattagtaaaaagttataagtgttatataatataataatatgtattatatatctaataataatgacgatttagtaaaaaaaatgctatatATTTGAACCTAAAATCATGCATTTATGATTAAGAAGTgtggattatttaaaatgatatcttATTGTGAATCATATTTGATTTCAGTTTTAATCTTTCATAATgtgtggtttaaaaaaatcttaaagaaattatatcagttattcattataattattaatatataaaaaattgtaaaatgtacctatgttatctttctaaaaattataatgataaaaaatatatttacatagcgtttatagattttaaaataatgagtttaaCGATAAAAGATCCACtctgtatactatatacatatatgttataataattcatactctatattgtaatattacattttcagaTGTCTTGGTTTAGTATTAACTATGGTCCTAAGATTTGCCAAACATTTATATCAACCGGTTTTCCATATATTACACTCAACAGCGGTGGTCGTACTCCAGATAAAGTCAAAAAGCACAAAACTGACACAGATGTAGTTTTAGATTTGTTTGGAGATAGTACGGTACAATCTGACATAAAGTGttccaaacaaaatatagacctgtgtcttatatattttttacttagtaaatacaaaatattaccagTACCAgtcaaaattatatctttatatattaacagtaagtataaaattataattttattattaagattttaataattattaatattttcagattCATTAAATTCATACAAGTCAATTGATCATCAATCTTTTGTTGTGTTAATGCATTGTCTAGAAACTGTATCAgacaataatgatttaattaaaccaAAGGACTCGTTTGATTTGAACTCTGTTGtagaaaaattagttaatattcaCAATGAAATGGTAATTACTGATGGTCGTCATCGTCATGAGAAAACCAAGTTAGTGTTTAATTTCTTGTGTTCAATCACATCAAAAACACATTTGAAAATAGCTGACGAGTAAGTTatgatgattttatatttatttagttccCTAATGATGTCAATTAGGTATGTTACTAaattttctcattttttaGAGTCGAAGAGTTTGGTAGCTGGCTGACTTTATTACCAGAATTTTTATGTCAACGCAAAGTACCATATCATTTAGCAAAAGCTCTATCAAATGTATCAAGATATAATTTACCACAGTTTACTAAATCATTAAACATGTTAAAACCAGCATTATTGAgtaagtgtatttattttaaatttagtgtatttttatttttatttctactttaattttttattgtttatatatttagacaaTGTTGACATTGTAGCAGACAACAAagctgataaaataaatggtcAGACCTTATTAAAAGATATGATGTATACACAATGTGATTGGGAAAGAGAAATAggacttattaattaatgtgtactaactattttgttattaaaatttcagtttttatacattcatctaactattattaaactaaatattatttagttggataattaataatttttatttatattttacaatatataatttgaaccatactataaaataatatcacaataataaaaatttgcttattgaaaaattttattttatttaacgtgCTTGAATTTATTTCTGCTGATGAGACATAACTATAACCATAATAGTTGAAGGCTGTGACTATAAACAGATAGGTATCATCATAGTTTTTTTGATATGCACGCCCTGCTCTAATATTTCTTCACTTTGCTTTCGTCATCGTTCTCCTGTTCTCCACTTTTTATTGGCTGACTATATTTGGAAGAAAAAAGTTGACCAACTAAACATATAAATGAAGGATGGAATCAACATGCAGCCAAAACTACTGAAccttatttgaaattttcagtaaatgtacttattactatatatatgtgcactaagaaaggatttttcaaaattggcATTTTAAAGGGTAAAAATAGCACAAAATAGTTCATTTTTAACTGTGGGTGAGGTTCACGGTATGGCAGCGGGCAATGCGTGGTGGCTATACATGGCCGCCCAAATTTCCCCTTTCATGTTGCCTCCACCACTGTGCCGCCGATGTGCTAATACCAAACCAATCACGGAACCCCCAACCGGTAGTATTCTACCACCACTTTAACCCAGTTGCGACAGATAATTCAGCtagttataacatatattttgatgGATGGATGttctaatttgatttatatacaattatagttttcaac
The DNA window shown above is from Aphis gossypii isolate Hap1 chromosome 2, ASM2018417v2, whole genome shotgun sequence and carries:
- the LOC114130536 gene encoding testis-expressed protein 10; this translates as MVKSGKRKFVKKEKAKVHLKVSHKTLLPKGQNVTDTNFKVRKIVLHGQLKERGEHEILSKGNLNIKELLSRLNHHNMWQRQSGLEGLIDLVASYPPQTMAVHLSSFLEAASRLTLDCEADIRKLAVKLLSSILTAVDEEQIAPSFEIVIRYLACAMSHINSAVRETSLNVLDVLITKNPKLTAIHCQTVVLPGFLDLISSKLSDTTSRKLTVQINEHTTTSVWRLKVLNSLRSLLSAIVKNTSLGSENSSDLNRTVNWKDSCRLYVPLYNSISLKAGPLDFNILQKAEKNSSTTEIQNYTASLMPLLIDTFIEVAPSKRENKNNSEISLQTASILKCILDIILLLWKIFQNSDNPSEMMSWFSINYGPKICQTFISTGFPYITLNSGGRTPDKVKKHKTDTDVVLDLFGDSTVQSDIKCSKQNIDLCLIYFLLSKYKILPVPVKIISLYINNSLNSYKSIDHQSFVVLMHCLETVSDNNDLIKPKDSFDLNSVVEKLVNIHNEMVITDGRHRHEKTKLVFNFLCSITSKTHLKIADEVEEFGSWLTLLPEFLCQRKVPYHLAKALSNVSRYNLPQFTKSLNMLKPALLNNVDIVADNKADKINGQTLLKDMMYTQCDWEREIGLIN